A genomic region of Photobacterium swingsii contains the following coding sequences:
- the rlmA gene encoding 23S rRNA (guanine(745)-N(1))-methyltransferase — translation MPYQCPLCHQSLTQQANTWRCENNHQFDLAKEGYVNLMPAHHKSSKNPGDNKEMMQARRLFLNTDHYQPLRDHVVNTLSKSMMQGATNLLDIGCGEGYYTSAFSKLNKQYPELNVHGLDISKIAVRYAAKRYPECHFCVASSHRLPFADDSLDAVVRIYAPCRPEELQRAIKENGLLVTVTPAARHLYQLKELIYSDVRLHNIAPENIDGFTLIEDEQLHYEMCLQGEEATALMQMTPFAWKTSQAVWDQLGQESQFSCEADFSIRVYRKNSQ, via the coding sequence ATGCCTTATCAGTGCCCTCTTTGTCATCAATCGCTTACTCAACAAGCCAATACTTGGCGTTGCGAGAATAATCACCAGTTTGATCTTGCAAAAGAAGGCTATGTGAACCTGATGCCCGCTCATCACAAAAGCTCTAAAAATCCGGGAGATAACAAAGAAATGATGCAAGCGCGTCGTTTATTCCTAAATACTGATCACTATCAACCGCTGCGTGATCATGTGGTAAACACGCTAAGCAAGAGTATGATGCAAGGTGCAACCAACCTCTTAGACATAGGTTGCGGCGAAGGTTACTACACCTCAGCTTTTTCTAAGCTGAACAAGCAGTATCCTGAGCTAAACGTGCATGGGCTTGATATTTCAAAAATAGCAGTACGTTACGCAGCAAAACGTTACCCTGAATGCCACTTTTGCGTCGCTTCTAGCCACCGTTTACCTTTTGCAGATGATTCTTTAGATGCAGTGGTACGTATTTATGCTCCTTGCCGTCCAGAAGAGCTTCAACGCGCAATCAAAGAAAATGGCTTGCTTGTTACTGTGACACCAGCAGCAAGACATTTGTATCAATTAAAAGAGCTTATTTATTCAGATGTGCGCCTGCATAATATTGCCCCAGAGAATATTGACGGTTTTACTCTGATAGAAGATGAGCAACTGCATTACGAAATGTGCTTACAAGGCGAAGAAGCAACAGCCTTAATGCAAATGACGCCATTCGCTTGGAAAACATCGCAAGCAGTATGGGATCAGCTGGGACAGGAAAGTCAGTTTAGCTGTGAAGCGGATTTTTCAATTCGTGTATATCGTAAAAACAGCCAGTAA
- a CDS encoding porin: protein MKKTILAALLPAMLVAGTAQAATIYQGEDGSNVDVFGRLGFNVTNRDNNEDTSKTIGQFDGRLGLGGSQTINDQMSVIGWAEYQVNAAEGKNGNKDLTARYVWAGVDMGSMGKVTAGRVASGLIMATDIADVFALSDVTLARQAGIVNGNATQVFRQDDTLQYQNSFGDFDLSAAYILGNEHMKSGYNVAGRYTLDMGNAGKLAPVVAYQQNNAEDNRTDNADKYDFWAVGTRYYIGDLMLGAVYSQDKVSYTNNTDASEDKGYELTAVYDFQNDWVVRGGYRNVENTGGDNAEYKDLTAEVQYKLTDRSSLFTSYVNRNGQNGENGQNTNIWGDWNNAKEDYYHVGLRYEF from the coding sequence ATGAAAAAAACAATTCTAGCAGCACTACTTCCTGCAATGCTTGTAGCAGGTACTGCTCAAGCAGCAACTATTTACCAAGGTGAAGATGGCTCAAACGTAGACGTATTTGGTCGTCTAGGTTTCAACGTGACTAACCGTGACAACAACGAAGACACTAGTAAAACGATTGGTCAATTCGATGGTCGTCTAGGTCTTGGTGGTTCTCAAACTATCAACGATCAGATGTCTGTGATCGGTTGGGCTGAGTACCAAGTAAATGCAGCTGAAGGCAAAAATGGCAATAAAGACCTAACTGCTCGTTACGTGTGGGCCGGTGTTGATATGGGCAGCATGGGTAAAGTAACTGCGGGTCGTGTGGCTTCTGGCCTTATCATGGCAACAGATATCGCGGATGTATTCGCACTGTCTGATGTAACGCTTGCACGTCAAGCTGGCATTGTGAATGGCAACGCAACACAAGTTTTCCGTCAAGATGACACATTGCAGTACCAAAACAGCTTTGGTGATTTTGATCTGTCAGCAGCTTACATTCTTGGCAACGAACACATGAAGAGCGGCTACAATGTAGCTGGTCGTTACACTCTAGATATGGGTAACGCAGGTAAACTAGCACCAGTTGTTGCTTACCAACAAAACAACGCTGAAGATAATCGTACTGATAATGCTGACAAGTACGATTTCTGGGCTGTAGGTACTCGTTACTACATCGGCGATCTAATGCTAGGTGCGGTTTACTCTCAAGACAAAGTAAGCTACACCAACAACACAGATGCATCTGAAGATAAAGGCTACGAGCTAACAGCTGTTTACGACTTCCAAAACGACTGGGTTGTTCGTGGTGGTTACCGTAATGTAGAAAATACAGGTGGTGACAATGCTGAATATAAAGATCTAACAGCTGAAGTTCAGTACAAGCTGACTGACCGTTCTTCTCTATTCACTAGTTACGTAAATCGTAACGGTCAAAACGGTGAAAACGGCCAGAACACTAATATCTGGGGTGATTGGAACAACGCTAAAGAAGATTACTACCACGTAGGTCTTCGTTACGAATTCTAA
- a CDS encoding DUF2057 domain-containing protein: protein MKKTLMALTLPALLMAQAAWADVVIKVPNNFEILATEQVRIKKATKQVALPEGDQHILVRFDSPTNPHSTAQSLGFVSSKPMLVTFTANDGEEVILVAPRIDTPQEVKRYAKAPTFTLVDAEGQTIAHQTTRVEYEGSPMTADYNAILAKQIGSTASPAPVLSSTAVAGTGVAAVNAAKIDVSDLTPQQADALLRDLYKNADEKRRKDFMRWALGL, encoded by the coding sequence ATGAAAAAAACATTAATGGCATTAACATTACCAGCGTTACTGATGGCGCAGGCGGCATGGGCAGATGTTGTGATTAAAGTGCCAAATAATTTTGAGATTTTGGCAACGGAACAAGTACGTATCAAAAAGGCGACTAAGCAAGTAGCACTACCAGAGGGCGATCAACATATTCTGGTGCGTTTTGATAGTCCTACTAACCCACATTCTACGGCGCAATCACTAGGGTTTGTTAGCTCTAAACCTATGTTAGTGACCTTTACTGCTAATGATGGGGAAGAGGTTATCTTGGTTGCTCCACGTATAGATACACCGCAAGAAGTCAAACGTTATGCTAAGGCGCCGACGTTTACTTTGGTTGATGCTGAAGGTCAAACGATAGCGCATCAAACTACACGTGTTGAGTATGAAGGTTCGCCAATGACTGCTGATTACAATGCCATTTTAGCAAAGCAAATTGGCTCAACGGCATCACCTGCGCCAGTATTGTCGTCAACCGCAGTGGCTGGAACGGGTGTTGCTGCTGTAAATGCAGCGAAAATAGATGTCAGTGATTTAACGCCTCAGCAAGCAGATGCATTACTACGTGACCTGTATAAAAATGCCGATGAGAAGCGCCGTAAAGATTTTATGCGTTGGGCATTAGGTTTATAG
- a CDS encoding sigma-54-dependent transcriptional regulator, which produces MKITNDIQVLVIDDDQDVVEAYQNLLEIAGYSALAETDPTKAIEMLHKDWAGVVVTDMYMPGLSGMDLLEQIKHLDSELPVIMITGHGDIPMAVDAVKKGAIDFLQKPLQPEQLLDLLERFLPQRQQIIDQRITLLKGASSVLLGDSPLINKVRDQIAETAPTLKDVLIEGCQGTGRSTVAKLLHDGSLIRQGPYVTLKGSAVSTTPDLQRSMISARSGTLCLHNPQDMPKETQQWLCRFLLEQERQGKKEVRVLAVTNINPEQQVETEVFLPELFYFLSQIRLSIPTVQQRTCDIAMLFKHFLKQSCLTLKKPLPSVDKAYINTLNRHDWAGNVLEIKNVAELYAIGIVKLAGQERTKPLEQMSSPLDDLVDSYEKQVIEDALYLFAGRINEVSSYLQIPRKKLYLRMKKHNLDKAEYKVQPSY; this is translated from the coding sequence ATGAAAATAACCAATGATATTCAAGTTCTCGTCATTGATGATGACCAAGATGTTGTCGAGGCATATCAAAACCTCTTAGAGATTGCCGGTTATAGTGCACTTGCTGAAACCGATCCAACGAAAGCCATTGAGATGCTTCATAAAGATTGGGCGGGAGTGGTCGTAACGGATATGTATATGCCTGGATTAAGTGGGATGGATCTGCTTGAGCAGATCAAACACTTAGATTCAGAGCTACCTGTCATAATGATCACAGGCCATGGTGATATTCCAATGGCTGTTGATGCTGTTAAGAAAGGGGCTATCGATTTCTTGCAAAAACCGCTGCAGCCAGAACAGTTATTGGATCTGCTTGAGCGCTTTTTGCCGCAGCGCCAACAGATCATTGATCAACGCATCACCCTGCTTAAAGGCGCTAGCAGCGTTTTATTGGGTGACAGCCCTCTGATCAATAAAGTTCGCGATCAGATTGCAGAAACAGCGCCAACCTTGAAGGATGTACTGATTGAAGGTTGCCAGGGCACGGGGCGAAGCACAGTCGCTAAATTATTGCATGACGGTAGTCTTATTCGCCAAGGGCCTTACGTCACTCTAAAAGGGAGTGCTGTCAGCACAACACCGGATTTACAACGCAGCATGATTTCTGCACGCAGTGGCACGTTGTGCTTGCACAACCCGCAAGACATGCCGAAAGAAACCCAGCAATGGCTATGCCGTTTCTTATTAGAACAAGAACGTCAGGGCAAAAAAGAAGTGCGCGTGCTGGCTGTCACCAACATCAATCCTGAGCAACAGGTAGAAACCGAAGTCTTTCTCCCTGAATTGTTCTACTTCTTGAGTCAAATTCGTTTAAGTATACCGACAGTACAACAACGCACCTGTGATATTGCGATGTTGTTTAAGCACTTTTTAAAACAAAGCTGTTTAACCCTGAAAAAGCCATTACCGTCGGTCGATAAAGCTTATATCAACACACTGAATCGCCATGATTGGGCGGGCAATGTGTTAGAGATAAAAAATGTCGCAGAACTTTATGCAATTGGTATTGTAAAATTAGCAGGACAAGAGCGCACTAAACCGCTGGAACAAATGAGTAGTCCGCTCGATGATTTAGTCGATAGCTATGAAAAACAAGTGATTGAAGACGCCCTTTACTTATTTGCTGGTCGCATTAATGAAGTATCGAGCTACTTACAAATTCCTCGTAAAAAGCTGTACTTGCGAATGAAAAAGCACAATTTAGATAAAGCAGAATACAAAGTACAGCCAAGTTACTAG
- a CDS encoding ATP-binding protein has translation MVNINTIGNRLIFAIGFMALLTIGVSGVAVYNWETLDDHIEEIVTVNMPTLRSSYQLERNTAGLQAALNKISMNTDPVVHKELQQKITAKLQLINLAIKDTVSMEQYNAILATQKGLAETLSQYNQQLEQRNLQRSTLLQVENNIHWIHQDLINELPLLQQEVEWQLTRMLPNIIDTNAIIDVMTEFSLIQSITVKENELHQLAQEIILQHHTRDLSNAFYFIGYKIAEVQTMSEQLSHYPSTSTYREHLNDLITIVAPNGQLEQQLRKDSEIYHAITQYEQDIQQRLARQEALIQKMVTDADASLINLNDQTRNAIIISNLILLGAVCLSILLAIILSIYLVGRGIVKRLNTLGRHLREVTKGNLNVEIQVTGNDEIGLIGESLRQFCLQMQEMERTNALNLINNTQASIITCDLVGQVESVNSSAQQLFQQQNKAEDMVVWQLFNSNIDSRLESLFHPASPLLENGACNLTLKHFHNAEHLYLRLDFRLFKQGTTDKVIITMTDITEQEKAARWLESIVYEKTESLTSRNRQLRAEIEDRKRIEQDLRSTQDELIQAAKMAVVGQTMTSLAHELNQPLSAISTHVFATKMAVKQSRIDKLPSSLEKIEGLTARMGRIIASLRNFSKKQSADNPLKNIAVYDSVDQAMQIVEGRARVQKTTIENAISPELTINADDVQFEQVLVNLLVNSCDAVASCDNRHIRVHLLSQNNNTTLIAVSDSGKGFDATMMEKLFTPFTTTKDVGLGLGLSICRSILTRFGGSISLASALEGGAMVILELPTHENNQ, from the coding sequence ATGGTTAATATCAATACCATAGGTAACCGCCTTATTTTTGCGATTGGCTTTATGGCCCTATTAACCATAGGTGTCAGTGGCGTTGCTGTGTACAACTGGGAAACACTTGACGATCACATTGAAGAAATTGTGACGGTCAATATGCCGACACTTCGCTCTAGCTACCAACTTGAGCGAAACACGGCAGGTCTTCAAGCAGCGCTGAATAAGATTAGCATGAATACTGATCCTGTTGTGCATAAAGAGTTACAGCAAAAGATCACAGCTAAACTCCAGCTGATCAACCTCGCGATAAAAGACACGGTCAGCATGGAGCAATACAATGCGATCCTTGCCACTCAAAAAGGGTTAGCAGAAACCCTAAGCCAATATAACCAGCAACTTGAACAGCGTAACTTACAGCGTAGTACCCTGCTGCAAGTTGAAAATAATATTCACTGGATACACCAAGACCTCATTAATGAATTGCCACTATTACAGCAGGAAGTGGAATGGCAACTCACTCGTATGCTACCCAATATTATAGATACCAATGCGATCATCGACGTGATGACGGAGTTTTCTCTCATTCAGTCAATTACCGTCAAAGAAAATGAGCTTCATCAATTAGCGCAAGAAATCATCTTACAACACCACACGCGCGACCTGAGTAACGCATTTTATTTTATTGGCTACAAAATCGCAGAAGTGCAAACCATGAGTGAGCAGTTGAGCCACTACCCCTCGACTTCGACCTACCGCGAGCACCTAAATGACCTTATTACTATTGTTGCCCCTAATGGCCAACTAGAACAGCAACTGCGCAAAGATTCAGAAATCTATCATGCGATCACGCAATACGAACAAGATATTCAGCAACGGTTAGCACGCCAAGAGGCTCTAATTCAAAAAATGGTGACCGATGCCGATGCCAGTTTAATCAACCTAAATGATCAAACTCGCAATGCGATTATTATCAGTAACTTAATTCTATTGGGGGCTGTCTGCTTATCCATACTACTGGCTATCATACTATCCATTTACTTAGTAGGACGCGGCATAGTCAAACGCTTAAATACCTTAGGTCGACATTTGCGTGAAGTTACTAAAGGCAATTTAAACGTTGAAATTCAAGTCACAGGCAACGATGAGATCGGCTTAATAGGTGAAAGTCTTCGCCAGTTCTGCCTCCAAATGCAAGAAATGGAGCGAACTAACGCCCTTAACCTCATCAACAATACTCAAGCCAGTATCATCACCTGTGACCTCGTCGGGCAAGTTGAATCGGTAAACTCCAGTGCGCAGCAACTGTTTCAGCAGCAAAACAAAGCGGAAGACATGGTGGTATGGCAACTTTTTAACAGTAATATTGACTCACGCTTAGAGTCTCTATTTCACCCAGCTAGCCCACTGCTCGAAAATGGTGCGTGCAACCTAACACTCAAGCACTTCCACAATGCAGAGCATCTCTATTTACGTCTCGATTTCCGTCTCTTTAAGCAAGGCACGACAGATAAAGTCATTATCACAATGACAGATATCACCGAACAAGAAAAAGCGGCACGCTGGCTAGAAAGCATCGTGTATGAAAAAACCGAATCACTGACGAGTCGAAACCGTCAGCTTCGCGCTGAAATCGAAGATCGTAAACGCATAGAACAAGATCTCCGCTCAACCCAGGATGAGCTGATTCAAGCCGCAAAAATGGCAGTGGTTGGTCAAACTATGACATCACTCGCACATGAGCTAAACCAACCCTTATCCGCCATTTCCACCCATGTATTTGCGACTAAAATGGCGGTTAAGCAAAGTAGAATCGATAAGTTACCGAGTAGCCTTGAGAAAATAGAAGGCTTGACCGCACGTATGGGACGCATTATTGCCAGTCTTCGTAACTTCTCGAAAAAACAATCGGCTGACAATCCATTAAAGAATATTGCGGTTTACGACTCCGTTGACCAAGCAATGCAAATTGTTGAAGGGCGAGCACGCGTACAGAAAACAACGATCGAAAATGCAATCTCGCCTGAACTAACAATCAATGCTGATGACGTTCAATTTGAACAAGTTTTAGTAAACTTACTCGTCAATAGCTGTGATGCTGTCGCCAGTTGCGACAATCGCCATATCCGAGTGCATTTACTATCACAAAACAATAATACAACCCTGATCGCTGTAAGTGACTCAGGAAAAGGCTTTGATGCCACCATGATGGAGAAACTCTTCACACCATTCACCACAACCAAGGATGTGGGGCTTGGGCTTGGTTTAAGCATCTGCCGCTCAATTTTGACCCGATTTGGGGGAAGCATTTCCCTCGCGTCTGCCCTTGAGGGGGGCGCCATGGTGATACTGGAGTTACCTACACATGAAAATAACCAATGA
- a CDS encoding ABC transporter substrate-binding protein: MYRFIIILLMLLPQAVFAYNTPIIVLTTFSPNSLSTLIADYKAKHPNVNIKVLHRHEDAAARLLGDPTHDIDMVITTSIGLFELLQRSKTLITLPSVNDEFANEEVKATLQHFNNRVALLGYSRYGFMWNQRYLEKHNLDRPSSWESLTHPQYFQHIIMATPSRSTSSHYMVESILQQYGWQAGWKLLYQISGNLASVSMFNVTDQISRGLVGVAPVVDAFAFKTQKPFPFIGFSYQPNSPVLPAYMASIKNLHHSTQTVNFLQYLEAFQGNKSLHPKSQLDYRLPHKNEALEVSQRLDFSLINQRSDIVKKLFTHTIVHSLALHNKAWQLIHKVQTFSQLTAQQHQQLNQAITLATTPPISEQDVEAMINASERDAAKAQQNENDSHLWCLDMYERLNASITMTENIVMEYEVYNHG; this comes from the coding sequence ATGTACCGCTTTATTATTATTTTGCTGATGCTACTTCCACAGGCAGTGTTTGCTTACAACACGCCTATCATAGTGCTTACAACTTTCAGCCCCAATTCCTTAAGTACATTGATTGCTGACTACAAAGCAAAGCACCCTAACGTCAACATAAAGGTACTGCATCGCCACGAAGATGCCGCGGCTCGACTACTCGGTGATCCAACACATGATATTGACATGGTGATCACAACATCAATCGGTCTTTTTGAGTTACTACAGCGGAGTAAAACGCTCATCACCCTACCAAGCGTTAACGACGAGTTTGCCAATGAAGAAGTGAAAGCAACGCTGCAACACTTCAATAATCGTGTCGCACTATTGGGTTACTCTCGCTATGGTTTTATGTGGAATCAGCGCTATTTGGAAAAGCATAACCTTGATCGGCCTAGTAGTTGGGAAAGCCTGACTCACCCGCAATATTTCCAACATATCATCATGGCAACACCATCACGATCCACTTCAAGCCATTACATGGTTGAGAGCATTTTACAGCAATACGGTTGGCAAGCAGGTTGGAAGCTCTTGTACCAAATCAGCGGCAATCTCGCCTCGGTTTCTATGTTCAATGTCACTGACCAAATATCTCGTGGCTTAGTCGGTGTCGCGCCTGTAGTGGATGCATTCGCGTTCAAAACTCAAAAGCCTTTCCCTTTTATTGGCTTTAGCTATCAGCCAAATAGTCCGGTTTTACCCGCTTATATGGCTAGCATCAAAAATTTACACCACTCCACACAAACGGTAAATTTTTTGCAATACCTAGAAGCATTTCAGGGTAATAAGTCACTGCATCCAAAATCTCAATTAGACTATCGTTTGCCCCATAAAAACGAGGCATTAGAAGTGAGTCAACGTCTTGATTTTTCCCTGATAAATCAACGCAGTGATATTGTAAAAAAACTCTTCACCCACACCATAGTGCACTCCCTTGCCCTGCATAACAAAGCGTGGCAACTCATTCATAAAGTGCAAACATTTAGCCAGCTCACGGCACAGCAACACCAACAGCTAAACCAAGCAATAACACTGGCAACAACACCACCAATTTCTGAGCAAGATGTTGAAGCCATGATCAATGCTAGCGAGCGAGATGCTGCCAAGGCTCAACAAAACGAAAATGATAGTCACTTATGGTGCCTCGATATGTATGAGCGACTCAATGCATCCATTACCATGACAGAAAATATCGTGATGGAGTATGAGGTATATAACCATGGTTAA
- a CDS encoding YfbU family protein, giving the protein MEMTNAQRLILSNQYYLMSQLTPENAAKYRRLQTIVERGYGLQMRELDKDFGNLSDDTCRQVIDFMEMHHAMQESHKMLSEEDQGQVDTRRLKFLGFDAATESQLVHYVRFLTEEEGLYPQFDKTEHHFNSQVAMLDKYQRMLQTWRNCPRQYHLCATELQQILSA; this is encoded by the coding sequence ATGGAAATGACCAACGCACAACGCTTAATCTTATCTAATCAATACTACCTAATGTCTCAATTAACACCTGAGAATGCAGCTAAATACCGCCGTCTACAAACAATTGTAGAGCGTGGTTACGGCTTACAAATGCGTGAACTAGATAAAGATTTTGGTAACCTGAGTGATGATACTTGCCGTCAAGTGATCGATTTCATGGAAATGCACCACGCGATGCAAGAGTCACACAAAATGCTAAGCGAGGAAGATCAAGGCCAAGTTGATACGCGTCGCCTTAAGTTCTTAGGCTTTGATGCTGCCACTGAATCTCAACTTGTCCATTACGTTCGCTTCCTAACAGAAGAAGAAGGTCTATACCCTCAGTTCGATAAAACTGAGCATCACTTTAACAGCCAAGTCGCTATGCTAGATAAATACCAGCGTATGCTACAAACATGGCGTAACTGTCCACGCCAGTACCACCTATGTGCGACAGAGCTACAACAAATTCTGAGTGCATAA